The Ascidiaceihabitans donghaensis genome includes the window GACCCAGCCCGATTTGCAACGCGGGGGCTCATTTGCAGCGCGACCTAGGGTCAGGACCCATTAATCTTGCATCGTCAGTTTGTCTGAGTTTCCCTGTGAAAAGGAATATCTGCGCAGGAAAAGTGGATCTATTTCAAGCAGGTAAGACGCCTCTCACAGGGAAACTCTGACAAACCCTTTGGGCGCACATTTCACTTCATCTCAGCGGCCTCCCCCGCTTGCAAATAGAACCACTATTCGCCGCACGGCGCAAACCACTGATATTTCGTGAAATGTGCGCTGACGACGCAAAATTAATGGGTCCTGACCCTAAGGTCAGGCTTGCCAGACGGGGACACTTAAGGGAAGCTGTGGGGCAAATGGGAGGACGAACATGAAAACTTTTATAGCAACTGCAGCGCTGACACTTGGACTGGCCGGGGGCGCATTGGCGGATCCCGTATTGGGAACATGGAAAACCCAAGTTGACGATGGCAACTATGCCCATATCAAAATGGCGAAATGCGGTGACAAAGTGTGCGGTACAATCGCCAAAGCTTTTGACGCAAGTGGCCCGATCCAAACTGACAACGTTGGCAAAAAACTGGTCTGGGCGATGGTCCCAAAAGGCGACGGCTACTATGCGTCGGGCAAAATCTGGCAGCCGTCCACGGATAAGGTCTACAAATCCAAGATGTCTTTGTCGGGCAATTCTTTGAAAGTGTCCGGTTGCGTTGGCCCAATTTGCAAAAAACAGACATGGACGCGTGTAAACTAAACAGCTTTCGTGTCGGGGTAAGGTGCGCCTTGGCGCACCTTCTTGTTTAAATCGGGCCGGTTTAGGTCTGCGCGGGGTGGCTAAGGCGTCCAGCGCAAAAAGTTCCCGATCATACGCAGACCGACACCCTGACTTTTTTCGGGGTGAAACTGCATGCCCAGCATCGTGTCGCGGCCGATGACTGCGGTGACATCGGTGCCATAGTCCACATGCGCCAGCCGTTGTGCGGGGTCGTTGACCTTAAAGTGGAATGAGTGCACAAAATAGGTATGGTCGCCGGACACGACCCCGTCCAGAACCGGATGCGGGTGCGAAATGATCAAATCATTCCACCCCATATGAGGCACCTTTAAAGACGCGCTATCGGGTTTGATTTCAACAACCTCTCCGCCGACCCAATCCAGGCCGGCAGTGTTTTGATACTCACGTCCCCATGTGGCCATCAGCTGCATGCCAACGCAGATGCCAAGGAAGGGGCGGCCCTTTTGTTCGACGGCCTCCTTCATGGCCTCAAACAGCCCACCCGTGCCGGTAAGCGCCGCATGACACGACGGAAACGCACCGTCTCCGGGCAGAACAATGCGGTCGGCGCGCGCAACGACATCGGCGTCCGATGTCACAACAACCTCGCCCGCGTCCAATTCGCGCGCCATGCGTTCAAAGGCTTTGTGGGCAGAGTGTAAGTTGCCGCTTTCATAGTCGATGATGGCTGTGAGCATTGCTTACAACGCCCCTTTGGTCGAAGGAATGTCGCCCGATTTGCGTGGATCCACTTCGACAGCCTGACGCAGGGCGCGGGCCACAGATTTGAAAGTGGCTTCGGCGATGTGGTGGCTGTTGAAGCCATGCAACATGTCGATGTGCAAGGTGATGCCGCCGTGGGTGGCCAGCGCTGTAAAGAATTCACGCACCAGTTCGGTGTCGAATGCACCAATCTTCTGGGTTGGCATATCCACATTCCAGATCAGGTAGGGCCGGGCCGACAGATCAAGAGCTGTGCGCACCTGGGCATCGTCCATGGGCAACAGGCAACTGCCGTAACGCACGATGCCGCGTTTGTCGCCCAAGGCTTGGGTCAGGGCTTGTCCAAGGGCGATACCTGTGTCCTCGACGGTGTGGTGATCGTCGATGTGGGTGTCACCTTTGGCGCGGATCGTCATGTCGATCAGGGAATGGCGCGCCAGCTGGTCCAGCATGTGGTCGAAAAAGCCCACACCGGTCTGGTTGTCGTAGACCCCTGTGCCGTCGAGATTGACGGTCACTGAAATCTCGGTTTCAGCGGTGGTGCGGGTGATGGTGGCTTGGCGCATATCGGCTCTCCGGCTGGTGTTGGCCCGCTTATAGGCAGGTTGTGCGTCCGCGCCAAGATGCAGCCTTTGGGATTGCGCCCCCTTGGGGGGATGTGTCAGCAATGGGCAACAGCTTGAAGGAGTATCCCATGAGCACCTGTGTATTCATCCAGATCCGTTGCAAACCCGGATCGACCTACAAAGTCGCGGAAGATATTGCGCTGCGCGAATTTCATTCAGAGCTGTATTCGACATCCGGCGACTATGATTTGCTGATGAAAGCCTACATTCCAAGTGACGAAGATGTCGGGAAATACATCAACGATCATTTGCTGGATATTGTTGGGATCGAACGGTCTTTGACGACCATGACGTTCAAAGCCTTTTAAGGCGGGGTGCACCAAGGTGCACCTTACGATTTTGACCTCGTAAGGTGGGCTTCAGCCCACCACCTGTCCAAGGGACCTACATGACCGATACACATACCACCCATGACGCGCTGGAAGATGCCCGCAACCACGACATCAAGATCTACGTCAACGGTGATATTGTGCACCGCGACGATGCCAAAGTGTCGGTCTACGACAGCGGCTTTATGCTGGGGGACGGCATGTGGGAAGGTATGCGCCTGTATGACGGGGTTTGGTCGTTCTTTGATGATCACATGGACCGCTTCTATGACAGTTGCAAAGCCGTCTCATTGGATGTGGGCATGGACCGCGCGGGCATCATGGAGGCTTTGACCGCAACAGCGCGTGCCAACGACATGCACACCGATGTGCATTGCCGCCTGATGCTGACCCGTGGCGTAAAGGTCAAACCTTTCCAGCACCCGTCGCTCAGCCGCTCTGGCCCCACGCTGGTCATCATTATGGAACATTCCAAACCCGCAGATGCTCTGCAATCCAAAGGTATCCGCTTGGCCACAGTGCCCCAAGTGCGCGGTTTGCCGATGTCGCAAGACGCCAAGTACAACAGCCACTCCAAGCTGAACTGTGTCATTGCCTGTCTGCAGGCCGAACAGGCGGGGGCCGACGAGGGGCTGATGCTGGACCCCCATGGGTTTGTAAACACCACCAACGCTTGCAACTTTTTCATCGTGCGCAAAGGGGCTGTTTGGACGTCGACGGGAGACTATTGCATGAACGGTGTCACCCGCCAGAAGGTCATAGATCTGTGTCGCGCCAACGACATTCCGGTTTTTGAGAAAAACTATTCACTGTATGAGGCATATGGCGCGGATGAAGCCTTTTTGACCGGAACGTTTGGGGCGCAGACCCCTGTGGCAGAGATTGATGGCAAGCCCATCGGTGATGGCCATCGACCCGTCACGGCGCGGATCAGAGAGCTTTACAAGGACTTAATCGCGCAAGACATTCAGGCGCAAAGCGCTGCGGTTTAAGTCCAGAAAAAGCATCCGTGTATTTCCTTCATGTCTAAAGTTTCATGCTTGAAGGAATGTGCGCCAAGGCATAAGCTGGCCCCAAATTCGAAAGGAATTTGACATGGCCGACGCCCCTGAAGACCCGCGACAAAGCGCCTACAATCCCGCCACGGAAGGGGCTCAGATGTCCTTTGCCAAGGACATGAGCTATGGCGATTACCTTGGAATGGATGGCATTCTGGGCGCGGCCAAACCCTTGTCGCAAGCCCATGACGAAATGCTTTTTATTGTTCAGCATCAAACGTCCGAGCTTTGGATGCGATTGATTTTGCATGAATTGGATGCGGCCCGCCAACTGATGCTGCAGGGCCACGTCGATCAGGTGTTTAAGATGCTGACCCGCGTGGCGCGTATCTTTGAACAACTCAACAATGCCTGGGATGTTCTGCGGACTATGACGCCCAGTGATTACACCACGTTTCGGGAGGATTTAGGCGCGTCGTCGGGCTTTCAGTCACATCAATATCGCTTGATCGAATTTATGCTGGGCAACCGCAATCAGGCGATGATGAAAGTGCATGAACATCGCACCGACCTGCACAAGATGCTGCAATATGAGCTGACGCAGCCCTCGATTTATCATGTGGCGCTGCGGATGTTGGAAGGGGCGCTTGATGTGCGTTTCGATGCCGCGGTCTTTGCCATGGATCAACCACACCAAAGCGACGACAGCGTGGTTAAGGCGTGGACGCAAGTGTACAAAGACCCTGCAAAACACTGGATGCTGTACGAGCTGGCAGAGAAACTGGTGGATCTGGAAGACTACTTTCGGCGCTGGCGGTTCAACCATGTCACCACGGTGGAACGCATCATCGGTTTCAAGCGGGGCACGGGGGGCACAAGCGGTGTCAAATACCTGCGCCGCATGCTTGAAGTCGAACTGTTCCCCGAGCTGTGGCACTTAAGAGGTGCTTTGTAGCCGATAGGCTCCAATCTTTGCCGCATTCGGTAAGTGATATGACGGCTGTGCGATTGCACGGGATGCGTGCCCGTGCGACATCCACAAGCACCAAAGGGCAAGCGCAGACTTGCCTGTGCGCCACAACGGACCAAAATCATGGGTGAGATAGGACAAGGGATAGCGGCCGCCTTTTGGTTGGTTGTTTCCTTGGATGCGGACCTGATCGAGATCGCGCTACGGTCTTTGCATGTCACCGTGACCGCGGTGCTGATTGCATCGGCCATTGCCTTGCCGCTTGGGGCATGGTTGGCGGTGCGCCGTTTTCGGTATCGCCGCTTTGCCATTGCCGTTCTGAATGCGCTGATGGGGTTGCCGCCTGTCGTGGTGGGATTGTTCGTTTATCTGCTGTTGTCGCGGTCCGGTCCCTTTGGCGTTTTGGGGCTTTTGTTTACGCCAACTGCGATGATCATCGCCCAAGTCATCATCATTGCGCCTCTGATTGCATCCATCGCGCACCAGTCCACACGTGACCTGTGGGCTGAATACCATGACTTGTTGATCTCGTTGAACACGACCCGTTGGCAACGCATCAAGACGCTGCTGTGGGATGGGCGACGGGCCTTGATCACGGCGTCTTTGGCGGGATTTGGACGGGCCATCGGGGAAGTGGGCGCCATCATGATCGTGGGCGGAAACATAGACCATGCGACCCGCGTGCTGACCACGGCGATCGCGTTGGAAACGGGCAAGGGTGATTTCGCTTTGGCGCTGGGTTTGGGGTTTATTCTGATCGGGCTTGCGCTGGTGGTGAACATCGCCATCCATTTCGTGTCCAAGACAGAACGCGAGGGCAAATGGTGATGGCACATCCCTTGGTTTCATTACAGGCTGTGCGCGTCAGAAAACGCGGCCAGATTTTGTTGGGTCCTGTGGATCTGGCGCTGCCCCAAACGGGTGTGACTATTCTGCTTGGTCCGAACGGGGCCGGGAAAACCACTTTGTTGCGGACACTGCACGGGTTGGAACGCGTGGCGTCAGGCCAGATCGCATGGGCGCAAGATCATAGCTTGGATGCGCAGGCTTTTGTGTTTCAAACGCCAGTCATGATGCGCCGTTCTGTCTTGGCCAATCTGGTTTATCCCCAGCGCCTGGCCGGAATACCAAAATCCCACGCCGAGGCGGAAGCAAAAGACTGGGCGCACCGCATCGGTCTGCAGGATCAGGTGCAGCAATCCGCGCCGCGGCTGTCGGGCGGAGAAAAGCAAAAACTGGCTTTGGCACGGGCTTTGATCCGCGCGCCCCATGTTTTGTTTCTGGATGAACCCTGCGCCAGTCTGGACGGGGCCGCCACCCGCGAGATCGAAACACTGCTGACGGATGCGCACACCCAAAGCACGCGTATCATCATGTCCACCCATAATATTGGGCAGGCCCGTCGTCTGGCGTCAGACGTGGTGTTTATGCTGGACGGCAAGGTCTTGGAATATGGGCCTGCCACCACGTTTTTCGAAGCGCCCAAAACGCCTCAGGCACGGGCTTTTCTGCAAGGAGACATCGTCGAATGATAAAAGCGTTTTCTGTTTGGTTGGCCGTGATGGCCGGTTCTGTTGCGGCCGACGATCTTAAGTTGGCGGTGACCACGTCATTTCATAACTCGGGCCTGTCAGAGGTGTTGTTGCCTGCCATCGCACAAGACACCGGCATCACCGTGCATTTGTTGATCGTAGGCACCGGTCAAGCGCTGCGATTGGGGCAGGCGGGGGATGTGGATGCGATTTTGGTCCATTCCAAACCCGCAGAAGAGGCATTTGTCGCCGAAGGGTACGGCCCGCATCGCCGTGAAATCATGTATAATGATTTTGTGATTGTTGGTCCCGCGCATGATCCTGCGGGTATCGCAGATGCGCCGTCTGTGGCCCAAGCCCTGACCCGGATTGCCGAAAGCGAAAATGCGTTTGTCAGCCGTGGTGACGACAGCGGCACCCACAAAAAGGAGCTGTCGCTTTGGGGTGCGTCCGGGCAGGATGTGCAGGATTTCGGCACATGGTACCGCGCCGTGGGGGCGGGCATGGGCGCTGCATTGAACACGGCATCAGGCATGAAAGCCTATATTATGGCAGACCGTGCCAGTTGGTTGAACTTCGCAAACAAAGGGGATCTGGCTGTGCTATTTGCGGGGGATCCGGTGCTGTTTAATCAATATGCGTATCTGCCCGTTAGCAAATCCAGACACGGTCATGTGCAGGCTGATCTGGCCGCAAAGCTAGAGACATGGTTGGTGTCGGATGCCGCACAAACGCTGATCGACGGCTACCAGATTGGTGGCGAACACCTGTTCAAGTTCAACGCGGATTAATGGGTCCCGAGCCTAAGTGTTCACATAGCCGGCTACGATCTGCAGCAATTTGAAGGCCGTGGCGGCGTCATTTTCGACAACGGCCAAAAATTCTTCGACCCCTATGCGCAGGCACTGCAACTCGCCTTTGGCCCGCATGTCCAATGCGCGCGGTTCTTGCCGGATCAGCCCCAATTCGCCGACCAGCGCACCCGCGCCCACTGTCGCAATCAGCTTGTCTTGCGCACCGTCCTCTGGCAGCAACAGGTCTGCTTCGCCGTCAATGATCATGTAAGCGCCATCATCCGGCGCGTCATTTTTGTGAAACACATATTCGCCGTCTTGGGCTGTGTACCACCGCGCCCCGAACGCAAGCAGGCGCAACTGTTTTGCGGCCAAATCAGCAAACATCGGCGCAGATTTCAAAGCGGCAACCTTGCGGGCCAGATCGGCACCCACATCGCTGTCTTTGCCATCTTCACTGGTGATCTCACTGCCGACAAGACGGCCGTTTTGAACTTCGATGTGCACATCAAAATTCGATGCATCGTCGAACGTATCGTCGATAAAAATCAGCAAGGCGTCAGGCAACAAGCTACGCAGGTTTTCATGCAGCTTTGTGTGGGTTTCAGGACCAAAGCTGGTCAGGACTTTTTCCAAAATGACGATGTCAGGGCGCTTGATTGTGGCGCGGGTGACGGCCAAGGGTTCCGAGAACATGGCAGACAGGTTCGCGCCGCCCAATGTGATGGGTAAATCAAACACTAGCTGCAGCACGAGGGGGCTGACACCTTCCGCGTCCAACACTTCAGCGACAACACCACGTAGGTCCTCACCGCGGGTGCCGGCCGCGTCAGAAAGTTTGCCATATAGCACATTTTCCAAAACGCTTAGACCCATCACATGGGCGTTGGGCTTAATG containing:
- a CDS encoding Lrp/AsnC ligand binding domain-containing protein; this encodes MSTCVFIQIRCKPGSTYKVAEDIALREFHSELYSTSGDYDLLMKAYIPSDEDVGKYINDHLLDIVGIERSLTTMTFKAF
- a CDS encoding ABC transporter permease gives rise to the protein MGEIGQGIAAAFWLVVSLDADLIEIALRSLHVTVTAVLIASAIALPLGAWLAVRRFRYRRFAIAVLNALMGLPPVVVGLFVYLLLSRSGPFGVLGLLFTPTAMIIAQVIIIAPLIASIAHQSTRDLWAEYHDLLISLNTTRWQRIKTLLWDGRRALITASLAGFGRAIGEVGAIMIVGGNIDHATRVLTTAIALETGKGDFALALGLGFILIGLALVVNIAIHFVSKTEREGKW
- a CDS encoding DUF2147 domain-containing protein produces the protein MKTFIATAALTLGLAGGALADPVLGTWKTQVDDGNYAHIKMAKCGDKVCGTIAKAFDASGPIQTDNVGKKLVWAMVPKGDGYYASGKIWQPSTDKVYKSKMSLSGNSLKVSGCVGPICKKQTWTRVN
- a CDS encoding substrate-binding domain-containing protein translates to MIKAFSVWLAVMAGSVAADDLKLAVTTSFHNSGLSEVLLPAIAQDTGITVHLLIVGTGQALRLGQAGDVDAILVHSKPAEEAFVAEGYGPHRREIMYNDFVIVGPAHDPAGIADAPSVAQALTRIAESENAFVSRGDDSGTHKKELSLWGASGQDVQDFGTWYRAVGAGMGAALNTASGMKAYIMADRASWLNFANKGDLAVLFAGDPVLFNQYAYLPVSKSRHGHVQADLAAKLETWLVSDAAQTLIDGYQIGGEHLFKFNAD
- the hisH gene encoding imidazole glycerol phosphate synthase subunit HisH, encoding MLTAIIDYESGNLHSAHKAFERMARELDAGEVVVTSDADVVARADRIVLPGDGAFPSCHAALTGTGGLFEAMKEAVEQKGRPFLGICVGMQLMATWGREYQNTAGLDWVGGEVVEIKPDSASLKVPHMGWNDLIISHPHPVLDGVVSGDHTYFVHSFHFKVNDPAQRLAHVDYGTDVTAVIGRDTMLGMQFHPEKSQGVGLRMIGNFLRWTP
- a CDS encoding aminotransferase class IV, with the protein product MTDTHTTHDALEDARNHDIKIYVNGDIVHRDDAKVSVYDSGFMLGDGMWEGMRLYDGVWSFFDDHMDRFYDSCKAVSLDVGMDRAGIMEALTATARANDMHTDVHCRLMLTRGVKVKPFQHPSLSRSGPTLVIIMEHSKPADALQSKGIRLATVPQVRGLPMSQDAKYNSHSKLNCVIACLQAEQAGADEGLMLDPHGFVNTTNACNFFIVRKGAVWTSTGDYCMNGVTRQKVIDLCRANDIPVFEKNYSLYEAYGADEAFLTGTFGAQTPVAEIDGKPIGDGHRPVTARIRELYKDLIAQDIQAQSAAV
- the hisB gene encoding imidazoleglycerol-phosphate dehydratase HisB; translated protein: MRQATITRTTAETEISVTVNLDGTGVYDNQTGVGFFDHMLDQLARHSLIDMTIRAKGDTHIDDHHTVEDTGIALGQALTQALGDKRGIVRYGSCLLPMDDAQVRTALDLSARPYLIWNVDMPTQKIGAFDTELVREFFTALATHGGITLHIDMLHGFNSHHIAEATFKSVARALRQAVEVDPRKSGDIPSTKGAL
- a CDS encoding tryptophan 2,3-dioxygenase, which translates into the protein MADAPEDPRQSAYNPATEGAQMSFAKDMSYGDYLGMDGILGAAKPLSQAHDEMLFIVQHQTSELWMRLILHELDAARQLMLQGHVDQVFKMLTRVARIFEQLNNAWDVLRTMTPSDYTTFREDLGASSGFQSHQYRLIEFMLGNRNQAMMKVHEHRTDLHKMLQYELTQPSIYHVALRMLEGALDVRFDAAVFAMDQPHQSDDSVVKAWTQVYKDPAKHWMLYELAEKLVDLEDYFRRWRFNHVTTVERIIGFKRGTGGTSGVKYLRRMLEVELFPELWHLRGAL
- a CDS encoding ATP-binding cassette domain-containing protein — protein: MVMAHPLVSLQAVRVRKRGQILLGPVDLALPQTGVTILLGPNGAGKTTLLRTLHGLERVASGQIAWAQDHSLDAQAFVFQTPVMMRRSVLANLVYPQRLAGIPKSHAEAEAKDWAHRIGLQDQVQQSAPRLSGGEKQKLALARALIRAPHVLFLDEPCASLDGAATREIETLLTDAHTQSTRIIMSTHNIGQARRLASDVVFMLDGKVLEYGPATTFFEAPKTPQARAFLQGDIVE